A region of Plasmodium falciparum 3D7 genome assembly, chromosome: 12 DNA encodes the following proteins:
- a CDS encoding rifin, producing the protein MKMKHVYFKVLLLFSLPLNILVTLHHVDKKTNDYRPYTLTYTKLENTITSSRLLCECDTYAATNYDNDPEVKKVMQQFDEHTTQRLLEYNEHMIKKRKECKEQCDKDIRKIILNDKIEKQLKEKFSSALQTDIGANYLPKCTCEKSLSDKVEKTCLKCGGLLGGGITPTVGFFSTIVTYLLTDAAAKQAGILAAKKVSVEAGIQTFIQQLSDMSNLHVLIGHKLVNLITPKTVGNIMELSKTIHETLQSTCFAAEPRINDVMTILCSTDSYIFDAQYLQQQVANIATKAAEEGAKAGALASQNAEANTWSLGTISNFFFTNSAGIAFTTIVLIAIILLITYLILHYRKKKENEEKTTIYKIIKGIDMFYYVDVYR; encoded by the exons ATGAAAATGAAACACGTTTATTttaaagtattattattgttttctcttccattaaatatattagtaACATTACATCAT gTAGATAAAAAAACTAACGATTATAGACCATATACTTTAACATATACAAAACTAGAAAATACAATTACATCAAGTAGGTTATTATGCGAATGTGATACGTATGCAGCTACCAATTATGATAATGACCCCGAGGTGAAAAAAGTAATGCAACAATTTGACGAACATACCACACAACGTTTACTCGAATACAATGAACATATGATCAAAAAACGTAAAGAATGCAAAGAACAATGTGATAAAGATATACGAAAAATTATtctaaatgataaaatagaaaaacaattaaaagaaaagttTTCATCGGCATTACAAACGGATATAGGTGCCAATTATTTACCAAAATGTACGTGTGAAAAGTCTTTATCCGACAAAGTTGAAAAAACTTGTTTGAAATGCGGAGGTCTATTAGGTGGTGGTATCACACCAACTGTTGGATTTTTCAGCACAATtgttacatatttattaacagATGCTGCTGCAAAACAAGCTGGTATTCTTGCTGCTAAAAAAGTTTCTGTAGAAGCTGGTATTCAGACATTCATTCAACAATTGTCAGATATGAGTAACTTACATGTGTTAATTGGTCATAAACTTGTAAATTTGATTACTCCAAAAACTGTTGGTAATATAATGGAACTTAGTAAGACTATTCATGAAACACTTCAAAGTACTTGTTTTGCAGCTGAACCTCGTATAAATGACGTGATGACGATTCTTTGTAGTACagattcttatatttttgatgCACAATATTTACAACAGCAAGTAGCAAACATTGCTACGAAAGCTGCAGAAGAGGGTGCTAAAGCAGGTGCTCTCGCTTCACAAAATGCCGAGGCAAATACATGGTCTTTGGGAACAATTagtaatttcttttttactaACTCTGCAGGAATTGCATTTACAACAATAGTACTTATAgctataattcttttaattacttatttaatattacattatcgaaaaaaaaaagaaaatgaagaaaaaactacaatatataaaattattaaaggaATAGATATGTTTTACTATGTTGATGTTTATAGATAG
- a CDS encoding acyl-CoA synthetase, translating to MSIILTFLALFVFLICVFPCITEDTHKYVYSEICGKGANENESSVYCMKDHKKKNSLYVYKHIMKFFIDKYKSIPNEIALVEHSYGEPQNYITYDNFFRKVSSFSHTLNTYEGKGIESKKYNEKQNNGIFKLLGIYGSNSINWLASDLSAMMSGVTTLVMHSKFSIDVIVDILNETQLEWLCLDLDLVEGLLNHINELPHLKNLIILDTLSKNKEINLNKEENNNDKKNKSSGNSTSVKGNDLSNMIEITCSGPLEYDKEKLKKYNELKKKCEKCGKKLMLFDDMTKTQTKKFTIKNEDPDFVTSIVYTSGTSGKPKGVMLSNKNIYNQLFSLYNHSVRERYSFKNHLSYLPISHVFERTFAYSILMYGGTLNVWGKDINYFSKDIYNTKENIMGGVPKVFCRIYTNIMTEIDNLPSPKRRLVRKILSLRKSDHNGPFSKFLESIFHISKKIKDKVNPNLEIILSGGGKLSPDIAEEFCYLLNIKYCQGYGLTETAGAILGNHADDEHFEYIGGPIAPNTKYKVRTWETYKATDTLPKGELLIKSDSMFSGYFLEKECTKNAFTDDGYFKTGDIVQINDNGSVTFLDRSKGLVKLSQGEYIETDLLNNLYSQISFINNCVVYGDDSMDGPLAIISVDKYLLFLSLKDDNMLEMTGVNEQNYLDKLTDDNINNNIFLDYVKEKMLEVYKETNLNRYNIINNIYLTSKVWDTNNYLTPTFKVKRFYVFKDYAFFISQVKEIYNNKLKGCAPISVNSENKDEEKKNDSKKKEEKDSEKLSNESTSNQNKNDMGKHEKYVENKKVKLGATYGTRQKEMNK from the coding sequence atgagcATTATTTTAACCTTTTTAgctttatttgtttttttaatttgtgtGTTTCCATGTATTACGGAAGATACTCATAAATACGTGTACTCCGAGATTTGTGGAAAAGGGGCGAATGAAAATGAATCAAGCGTATATTGTATGAAGGATCATAAGAAGAAGAAttctttatatgtttataaacatattatgaaatttttcatagataaatataaatcaatTCCCAATGAAATAGCATTAGTAGAACATTCTTATGGGGAACCccaaaattatataacatatgacAATTTTTTTAGAAAAGTATCATCATTTAGTCATACTTTGAATACTTATGAAGGAAAAGGTATTGAatccaaaaaatataatgaaaaacaaaataatggtatatttaaattattaggTATATATGGAAGTAATTCAATTAATTGGCTAGCTTCTGATTTGAGTGCAATGATGAGTGGAGTTACTACATTAGTGATGCATTCTAAATTTAGTATTGATGTAATtgtagatatattaaatgaaacaCAATTGGAATGGTTATGTTTAGATTTAGATTTGGTTGAAGGATtattaaatcatataaatgaattacCACACCTAAAAAATCTTATAATTTTAGATACCTTatctaaaaataaagaaataaatttaaataaggaagaaaataataatgataagaaGAATAAATCCTCAGGAAATAGCACTAGTGTAAAAGGAAATGATTTATCGAACATGATTGAAATTACGTGTTCAGGTCCTTTGGAATATGATAAGGAAAAACTAAAAAAGtataatgaattaaaaaaaaaatgtgagAAATGTGGAAAGAAGCTAATGTTGTTTGATGATATGACAAAGACTCAAACTAAAAAATTCactattaaaaatgaagaccCTGATTTTGTTACGTCTATTGTATATACCTCTGGAACATCAGGAAAACCGAAGGGTGTTATGCTGagcaataaaaatatttacaatcaattattttcattatataatcataGTGTAAGAGAAAGGTATAGTTTTAAAAATCATTTATCTTATTTACCCATATCTCATGTGTTCGAGAGAACATTTGCTTATAGTATATTAATGTATGGTGGAACATTAAATGTATGGGGTAAagatattaattatttttctaaagatatatataatactaaggaaaatataatgGGTGGGGTACCTAAGGTTTTTTGTAGAATTTATACTAATATAATGACAGAAATAGACAATTTACCATCTCCTAAAAGGCGGCTTGTAAGAAAAATTTTATCTTTACGTAAATCTGATCACAATGGTCCTTTTAGTAAATTCCTTGAAagcatttttcatatatcgaaaaaaataaaagataaagtAAATCCTAATTTGGAAATTATACTAAGTGGCGGTGGGAAGTTATCACCAGATATAGCAGAAgaattttgttatttattaaatataaaatattgtcAAGGTTATGGTTTAACTGAAACTGCAGGTGCTATTCTTGGTAATCATGCAGATGATGAACATTTCGAATATATAGGAGGTCCCATTGCAccaaatacaaaatataaagtaaGAACATGGGAAACATATAAAGCAACTGATACACTGCCAAAAGGtgaattattaattaaaagtgATTCCATGTTTAGTGGATACTTTTTAGAAAAGGAATGTACCAAAAATGCCTTCACAGATGATGGTTATTTTAAAACGGGAGATATTGTACAAATTAATGATAATGGTTCTGTAACCTTTTTAGATAGATCAAAGGGTTTGGTTAAATTGTCTCAAGGTGAATACATAGAAACAGATTTATTGAATAATCTCTATTCGCAAATtagttttataaataattgtgTTGTATATGGTGACGATTCAATGGATGGTCCACTAGCCATAATTTCAGTGGATaaatatttactttttttaagtttaaaagatgataatatgtTAGAAATGACTGGAGTTaatgaacaaaattattTAGATAAACTAactgatgataatataaataataatatttttcttgattatgttaaagaaaaaatgttaGAAGTTTATAAGGAAACAAATTTAAATAGatacaatattattaataacatatatttaacttCAAAAGTTTGGGACACAAATAATTACCTAACTCCAACATTTAAGGTTAAAagattttatgtatttaaagATTATGCATTTTTCATTAGTCAggttaaagaaatatataataataaattaaaaggaTGTGCTCCTATTAGTGTGAATAGTGAAAACAAGgacgaagaaaaaaaaaatgatagcaaaaaaaaggaagaaaaagaTTCAGAAAAATTATCAAATGAGTCTACTtcaaatcaaaataaaaacgaTATGGGAAAACATGAAAAATAtgttgaaaataaaaaggtcAAATTGGGAGCTACATATGGAACACGtcaaaaagaaatgaataaatga